In one Thermanaerovibrio velox DSM 12556 genomic region, the following are encoded:
- a CDS encoding SIR2 family protein encodes MSPQDGQQIIKTRDDPIPVILDRSDVPQDANKPFKLSANMTCSWVKAGEEFGPEKLRPRIEPWLTALVQSEHLSLLVGSGLTQAVHGLATDRALPGMRAKEFQTLQAEIAAEAKRAAKAAGRDSGNFEDEIRAVNELLRGLEIIASTKTEDAPERKQIDRLRQELNEALRSFAASILEAERNLASAPGEKRENAFNYLVSFLMSFASRSGTRDRLHLFTTNYDRYIEAGADIAGLRLIDRFVGTLAPVFRASRLDVDMHYNPPGIRGEPRYLEGVARFTKLHGSIDWVDCHQAIRRFGLPFGAKDINPYLRAPGLEGADAMKLMIYPNAAKDRETAEYPYVELFRDFAAAICRPNSTLVTYGYSFGDEHINRVIEDMLTIPSAHLVIISYSDPLGRIMHFYERLGRPAQLTLLLGDHLGDLKALVDHYLPKPAIDRTTFRMAELLRKRFGGQAAQDQDGGTTDIGGQSL; translated from the coding sequence ATGAGCCCTCAAGATGGACAACAGATCATCAAGACCCGGGATGACCCCATCCCGGTTATTCTTGACCGATCGGATGTACCCCAAGACGCTAACAAGCCCTTCAAACTGTCAGCCAACATGACGTGCTCTTGGGTAAAGGCCGGAGAGGAGTTCGGTCCCGAGAAGCTACGACCCCGCATAGAGCCGTGGCTGACGGCGCTGGTCCAATCCGAGCATTTGTCCTTGCTCGTAGGGTCGGGTCTCACCCAGGCTGTTCACGGACTGGCAACGGATAGGGCGCTTCCCGGAATGCGTGCTAAAGAATTTCAGACCCTGCAGGCGGAGATCGCGGCTGAGGCGAAGCGCGCAGCGAAAGCAGCCGGGCGCGACAGTGGAAACTTTGAGGACGAAATACGTGCCGTGAATGAACTGCTTCGTGGTTTGGAGATCATCGCCTCCACAAAAACGGAGGATGCCCCAGAGCGCAAGCAGATTGACCGCTTGCGACAAGAGTTAAATGAGGCCCTTAGATCCTTCGCTGCCTCAATCCTGGAAGCCGAGCGAAACCTGGCTTCTGCACCCGGTGAGAAACGCGAGAACGCCTTCAACTACCTCGTGAGCTTTCTCATGAGTTTCGCAAGCCGGTCGGGCACACGTGACCGCCTTCATCTCTTCACAACCAACTATGACCGCTATATCGAAGCCGGTGCGGATATCGCGGGATTGCGCCTGATCGACCGTTTCGTAGGCACGCTCGCACCAGTGTTCCGTGCTTCCCGGCTTGATGTGGATATGCATTACAACCCACCCGGAATTCGGGGCGAGCCCCGCTACCTCGAAGGTGTTGCGCGTTTCACAAAGCTCCACGGGTCGATTGACTGGGTCGATTGTCATCAGGCAATTCGCCGATTCGGGCTTCCCTTCGGCGCTAAAGACATAAATCCTTACCTTCGCGCACCGGGTTTGGAAGGGGCCGACGCCATGAAGCTCATGATTTACCCGAACGCCGCCAAGGACCGCGAAACAGCCGAATACCCTTATGTGGAGCTGTTCCGCGACTTTGCTGCCGCTATCTGCCGCCCTAATAGCACGCTGGTAACGTATGGTTACAGTTTCGGCGACGAGCACATCAACCGCGTGATCGAGGATATGCTTACGATTCCATCAGCACACCTTGTGATCATTTCATACAGCGATCCTCTCGGTCGGATCATGCACTTTTACGAAAGACTGGGACGCCCCGCCCAGCTTACTCTCCTCCTTGGAGATCACTTGGGGGATCTGAAAGCGCTGGTGGACCATTACCTGCCCAAACCAGCCATCGACCGCACGACTTTCCGAATGGCTGAGCTGCTGAGAAAACGTTTCGGTGGGCAGGCGGCGCAAGATCAGGACGGTGGTACTACAGATATCGGAGGACAGTCGCTATGA
- a CDS encoding type I restriction-modification system subunit M: MENGQLTWIANFIWGIANDVLRDLYVRGKYRDVILPMTVLRRLDAVLEPTKQAVLDMKASLDKAGIVHQDAALRQAAKQAFYNTSKFTLRDLKARASRQQLETDFRAYLDGFSPNVQEIIDNFEFRNQIPRLAKADALGALIEKFLDPSINLSPHPFLNSDGSVRLEGLDNHAMGTIFEELVRRFNEENNEEAGEHWTPRDAVRLMARLIFEPIADQITDGTYLLYDGACGTGGMLTVAEETLLHLAKERGKQVSVHLFGQEINAETYAICKADLLLKGEGDAADNIVGGPEHSTLSNDAFPGREFDFMLSNPPYGKSWKSDLERMGGKNGIKDPRFVVQHRGEELSLVTRSSDGQMLFLANMLSKMKHGTPLGSRIAEVHNGSSLFTGDAGQGESNIRRWIIENDWLEAIVALPLNMFYNTGIATYVWVLTNRKPEHRKGRVQLIDATQWYKPLRKNLGKKNCELSEEDIRRIVDTFLRFEETEQSKIFPNAAFGYWKVTVERPLRLKGIDPERAYTPKEIKKLREEAERADDAPPVIKRIHKPGTAPDPLRGLFEATIHGKSRVVEYEPDTELRDTEQIPFLECSACREPGYLPSKEDERDAIETFLRREVLPYAPDAWYDPESVKIGYEINFNRYFYKPKALRSLEEIRADLLAVAKEAEGLLDEIIGGQTR, from the coding sequence ATGGAAAACGGACAACTCACTTGGATCGCCAACTTCATTTGGGGCATAGCCAACGACGTACTACGAGATCTCTACGTACGCGGCAAGTACCGGGACGTCATTCTCCCGATGACCGTCCTCCGCAGATTGGACGCGGTGCTGGAGCCCACCAAGCAGGCGGTGCTCGACATGAAGGCCTCGCTCGACAAAGCGGGCATCGTGCATCAGGACGCTGCCCTGCGTCAAGCAGCCAAACAGGCGTTTTACAACACCTCAAAATTCACCCTGCGTGACCTCAAGGCTCGCGCAAGCCGCCAGCAACTGGAGACCGATTTTCGCGCCTACCTCGATGGCTTCTCACCCAACGTCCAAGAGATCATCGACAACTTCGAGTTCCGCAACCAGATCCCACGCCTAGCCAAAGCCGACGCACTGGGTGCACTAATCGAGAAGTTCCTCGACCCCTCAATCAACCTGAGCCCGCACCCCTTTCTCAACAGCGACGGCAGCGTTCGCCTGGAGGGACTCGATAATCACGCGATGGGCACCATCTTCGAAGAACTGGTGCGCCGCTTCAACGAGGAAAACAACGAAGAAGCCGGCGAGCACTGGACGCCGCGCGATGCCGTCCGGCTGATGGCTCGGCTGATCTTCGAACCGATCGCCGACCAGATTACCGACGGTACCTACCTTCTTTACGACGGCGCCTGCGGCACCGGCGGAATGCTCACGGTGGCCGAGGAAACATTACTCCATCTGGCGAAAGAGCGTGGCAAACAAGTCTCGGTGCACCTTTTCGGCCAGGAGATTAACGCCGAAACCTACGCCATCTGCAAAGCGGACTTGCTGCTCAAGGGCGAAGGCGACGCCGCTGACAACATCGTTGGCGGTCCCGAGCACTCCACGCTCTCCAACGACGCCTTCCCCGGCCGCGAGTTCGACTTCATGCTCTCCAATCCGCCCTATGGCAAGAGCTGGAAGAGCGACCTGGAACGCATGGGCGGCAAGAACGGTATCAAGGATCCGCGCTTTGTCGTGCAGCACCGGGGCGAGGAGCTTTCGCTCGTTACCCGCTCAAGCGACGGTCAGATGCTCTTTTTAGCCAACATGCTCTCCAAGATGAAGCACGGCACCCCGCTTGGAAGCCGCATTGCCGAAGTGCACAACGGCTCGTCGCTGTTTACGGGGGACGCCGGCCAGGGGGAGAGCAACATCCGCCGCTGGATCATCGAGAACGACTGGCTCGAGGCGATCGTCGCCCTGCCGCTCAACATGTTCTACAACACCGGCATCGCCACCTACGTCTGGGTACTCACCAACAGGAAGCCTGAGCACCGCAAAGGTCGCGTGCAGCTCATTGACGCCACGCAGTGGTACAAGCCCCTGCGCAAGAACCTCGGCAAGAAGAACTGCGAGCTTTCCGAAGAGGACATCCGCCGCATCGTGGATACCTTCCTCCGATTCGAGGAGACCGAGCAGTCCAAGATTTTCCCCAACGCGGCATTTGGCTACTGGAAGGTGACGGTGGAACGCCCCCTGCGCCTGAAAGGCATCGATCCCGAGCGGGCTTATACTCCCAAAGAAATCAAGAAGCTGCGGGAAGAGGCCGAGCGCGCTGATGACGCACCGCCGGTCATCAAGAGGATTCACAAGCCAGGCACCGCGCCCGATCCGCTGCGCGGCCTGTTCGAGGCCACCATCCACGGCAAGTCCCGCGTAGTGGAGTACGAGCCGGACACGGAGCTGCGTGATACCGAGCAGATCCCCTTCCTGGAATGCTCAGCTTGCCGCGAGCCCGGCTACCTCCCCAGCAAGGAGGACGAGCGCGACGCGATCGAAACCTTCCTGCGCCGCGAGGTGCTGCCCTACGCGCCGGACGCCTGGTACGACCCCGAAAGCGTCAAGATCGGCTACGAGATCAACTTCAACCGCTACTTCTACAAACCCAAAGCCCTGCGCTCGCTGGAAGAAATCCGCGCCGACCTGCTGGCGGTGGCGAAGGAAGCAGAAGGGTTGTTAGATGAAATTATAGGAGGACAGACGCGATGA